One part of the Streptomyces lydicus genome encodes these proteins:
- a CDS encoding ABC transporter substrate-binding protein has translation MRRPAVRHTRAALSGAAVLGLALGATACGGGASAGGGKQELSGQTVTVAGVWTGVEQQNFKKVLDAFSEKTGAKVVFTSTGDNVSTVVGSQIEGGNAPDVVMVPQVGVLQQFARKGWLAPLSAEVGAEAKRNYAQVWKDYGTVDKTFYGLYFKASHKSTVWYSPEAFSQAGVKPASTYQELLKSGRTLSDSGLPAFSVAGEAGWPLTDWFENIYLSQAGADNYDKLAAHKIPWSDPSVVKALTTLGRLFGDKNLVAGGGSGALRTDFPESVQQVFGPEQKAAMVYEGDFVSALVTDELHKQVGKDAKFFPFPSVDGGKAPVVSGGDAAVVLKAGKDKKAAMDLVKYLATPEAASIWAKAGGYISPNKKVPAGAYHDAVTRNAAKSLTGAGNAVRFDMSDQAPAAFGGTQGAGEWKLLQDFLRDPSDPRGTAHKLEAAAAKAYGK, from the coding sequence ATGAGACGACCCGCAGTACGACACACCCGAGCCGCCCTCTCCGGCGCGGCCGTGCTCGGCCTGGCGCTGGGTGCCACCGCCTGCGGCGGCGGAGCCTCCGCCGGCGGCGGCAAGCAGGAACTCAGCGGTCAGACGGTGACCGTGGCCGGTGTGTGGACCGGTGTGGAGCAGCAGAACTTCAAGAAGGTGCTGGACGCGTTCTCCGAGAAGACCGGCGCCAAGGTCGTCTTCACCTCCACCGGCGACAACGTCTCGACGGTCGTCGGCAGCCAGATCGAGGGCGGCAACGCACCCGACGTGGTGATGGTCCCGCAGGTCGGCGTGTTGCAGCAGTTCGCCAGGAAGGGGTGGCTGGCACCGCTCTCGGCGGAGGTCGGCGCCGAGGCCAAGCGCAACTACGCGCAGGTGTGGAAGGACTACGGCACGGTCGACAAGACCTTCTACGGCCTGTACTTCAAGGCGTCCCACAAGTCGACGGTGTGGTACAGCCCGGAGGCGTTCTCGCAGGCCGGGGTGAAGCCCGCGAGCACGTACCAGGAGCTGCTGAAGTCCGGCCGCACCCTGTCCGACTCGGGCCTGCCGGCCTTCTCGGTCGCCGGCGAGGCCGGCTGGCCGCTCACCGACTGGTTCGAGAACATCTACCTCTCGCAGGCCGGAGCGGACAACTACGACAAGCTCGCCGCCCACAAGATCCCGTGGAGCGACCCGTCCGTGGTCAAGGCACTGACCACCCTCGGCAGGCTCTTCGGGGACAAGAACCTGGTGGCGGGCGGCGGTTCGGGCGCGCTGCGCACCGACTTCCCCGAGTCCGTCCAGCAGGTCTTCGGCCCCGAGCAGAAGGCGGCCATGGTCTACGAGGGCGACTTCGTCAGCGCCCTGGTCACCGACGAACTGCACAAGCAGGTCGGCAAGGACGCCAAGTTCTTCCCGTTCCCGTCCGTCGACGGGGGCAAGGCCCCGGTGGTCAGCGGCGGTGACGCTGCCGTGGTGCTCAAGGCCGGTAAGGACAAGAAGGCCGCGATGGACCTGGTCAAGTACCTGGCGACGCCCGAGGCGGCGTCGATCTGGGCGAAGGCCGGCGGCTACATCTCCCCCAACAAGAAGGTGCCCGCGGGCGCCTACCACGACGCGGTGACCCGCAACGCCGCCAAGTCGCTGACCGGGGCGGGGAATGCGGTCCGCTTCGACATGTCCGACCAGGCGCCCGCGGCGTTCGGCGGCACTCAGGGTGCCGGTGAGTGGAAGCTGCTGCAGGACTTCCTGCGCGACCCCTCCGACCCCCGGGGCACGGCCCACAAGCTCGAGGCCGCCGCGGCCAAGGCGTACGGAAAGTAA
- a CDS encoding FUSC family protein, which yields MAGLRTVGAIVLTLVALALLHTGVTLMVAGAMAAMVSTFAIREKEVRGQAVTLALGLPVALAAMSLGAVLHSGIIAGDLFFVALIFGAVYSRRFGDRGTALGLIGFQVYFVSLFVHAIVPALPELALTLTVAFACSAAVRFTVVPDTPQRTLARLRAAFRARLAQLVATHVALMDAGPEQLDDVLDDLRRHTARLHEAALMIQGRLEEGTPDAATAGLLQRRIADAEIAAERLGMLVLNARSAERADTLTLHLPHAPLSAAASRLQTGSEVHNRLRKDLEALNLLVARRAPDDRGTALAHVRNRLLGYRDEDNLPQASPAVQDAFRGVGEAARAVLGLRLALDGPQDESDDSPATTRSREEFDAEDLAIVGAEKDAEDAEAEDERTGLQRPTTRAAFQVAVGSTLAIIGGEFLSSQRWYWAVLTCWVVFLNTSSTGEILVKGYRRLLGTVFGVIAGVALAGLVGNHTWTAFALVLVCIFGMFFTAPLSYALMSFFVTAMLGLLYTVLNTYSLSVLVLRIEETALGAACGIIAAVLVLPVHTDRRTDDALGTVLDRLREVVAAAVEQLSGGPAVDLLGMARDLDTALDDLRASTGPLTHPITPLRVRRQTAQYLVALLETCAYHARSLAATAELVPYSRTVAADPRLAHAGRRIARNIDLIVARVRDEATEGEVEAGASIAAMLEASDSPALRSGTVTFRVLRHLQRLDDGVVGLARPLDVPVAGRSGGTRA from the coding sequence ATGGCGGGGCTGCGGACGGTGGGCGCGATCGTGCTCACCCTCGTCGCCCTCGCGCTGCTGCACACCGGCGTCACCTTGATGGTGGCGGGCGCCATGGCGGCCATGGTCTCGACCTTCGCGATCCGGGAGAAGGAGGTGCGCGGCCAGGCGGTCACCCTCGCGCTGGGTCTGCCCGTCGCGCTCGCCGCCATGTCGCTGGGTGCGGTGCTGCATTCCGGCATCATCGCCGGTGACCTGTTCTTCGTCGCCCTGATCTTCGGCGCCGTGTACTCCCGCCGCTTCGGCGACCGGGGCACGGCGCTCGGGCTGATCGGCTTTCAGGTCTACTTCGTGTCGCTGTTCGTGCATGCCATCGTCCCGGCCCTGCCCGAGCTGGCGCTGACCCTGACGGTCGCGTTCGCCTGCAGCGCCGCCGTGCGGTTCACCGTCGTCCCGGACACGCCGCAGCGCACCCTCGCCCGGCTGCGCGCCGCGTTCCGGGCCCGGCTCGCGCAGCTGGTGGCCACCCATGTCGCGCTGATGGACGCCGGCCCCGAGCAGTTGGACGACGTCCTCGACGATCTGCGCCGGCACACCGCCCGGCTGCACGAGGCGGCCCTGATGATCCAGGGCCGGCTGGAGGAGGGCACCCCCGACGCGGCCACGGCGGGGCTGCTGCAACGCCGCATCGCGGACGCCGAGATCGCCGCCGAACGGCTGGGGATGCTGGTGCTCAACGCCCGCAGCGCCGAACGCGCGGACACCCTGACCCTGCATCTGCCCCATGCGCCGCTGTCCGCGGCGGCGAGCCGGCTGCAGACCGGCAGCGAGGTGCACAACCGGCTGCGCAAGGACCTCGAAGCGCTGAACCTGCTCGTGGCCAGGCGGGCGCCGGACGACCGCGGCACGGCCCTGGCCCACGTGCGCAACCGGCTGCTGGGCTACCGCGACGAGGACAATCTGCCGCAGGCGTCGCCGGCCGTCCAGGACGCCTTCCGCGGTGTCGGTGAGGCCGCGCGCGCCGTCCTGGGTCTGCGGCTCGCGCTGGACGGGCCGCAGGACGAGTCCGACGACTCCCCGGCCACCACCCGCTCGCGCGAGGAGTTCGACGCCGAGGACCTCGCGATCGTCGGGGCGGAGAAGGACGCGGAAGACGCGGAGGCCGAGGACGAGCGCACCGGCCTCCAGCGGCCCACCACCCGCGCCGCCTTCCAGGTGGCGGTCGGCTCCACGCTGGCCATCATCGGCGGGGAGTTCCTGTCGAGCCAGCGCTGGTACTGGGCGGTGCTGACGTGCTGGGTGGTCTTCCTCAACACCTCGTCGACGGGCGAGATCCTGGTCAAGGGCTATCGCCGGCTGCTGGGCACGGTGTTCGGCGTGATCGCCGGTGTGGCGCTGGCCGGGCTGGTCGGCAACCACACCTGGACGGCGTTCGCGCTCGTCCTGGTCTGCATCTTCGGGATGTTCTTCACCGCACCGCTGTCGTACGCGCTGATGTCCTTCTTCGTCACGGCGATGCTGGGCCTGCTGTACACCGTGCTCAACACCTACAGCCTGTCCGTGCTGGTGCTGCGCATCGAGGAGACCGCGCTGGGTGCCGCCTGCGGCATCATCGCCGCGGTGCTGGTGCTGCCGGTGCACACCGACCGCCGTACCGACGACGCGCTGGGCACGGTGCTGGACCGGCTGCGGGAGGTCGTGGCCGCGGCGGTGGAGCAGCTCAGCGGCGGCCCCGCCGTCGACCTGCTGGGCATGGCGCGCGATCTGGACACCGCGCTGGACGATCTGCGGGCCTCCACCGGGCCGTTGACACATCCGATCACCCCGCTGCGGGTGCGGCGGCAGACCGCGCAGTATCTGGTGGCGCTCCTGGAGACCTGCGCCTACCACGCCCGGTCGCTGGCGGCGACGGCCGAACTCGTGCCGTACAGCCGGACCGTCGCGGCCGATCCGCGACTGGCGCACGCCGGGCGCCGCATCGCGCGCAACATCGATCTGATCGTCGCCCGGGTGCGGGACGAGGCCACCGAGGGCGAGGTGGAAGCGGGCGCCAGCATCGCCGCAATGCTGGAGGCGAGCGACTCGCCGGCGCTGCGGTCGGGGACGGTCACGTTCCGCGTGCTGCGGCACCTCCAGCGGCTGGACGACGGCGTGGTGGGTCTCGCCCGGCCGCTCGACGTGCCGGTGGCGGGGCGCAGCGGCGGCACCAGGGCCTGA
- a CDS encoding helix-turn-helix transcriptional regulator, which yields MGKSGHPDVRDLAYTATAGAAAGVELVELGGLFERARRHGNDPYAPLRPAFHQLLTVRGRPMRMSVDFVEHELPDGAWLWIRPGQVQQFGPELVGADGTIVVFQPGFLPPSTVAVAHMDPPYMQRPLRPDGAAADGLRRALDHLVFEYAALASLPLESYVEVMRHLVSVLVLRLASAQEGEHPRSAAGAEAFRRFHEAVERDHAVTRRVEDYAAALGYSQRTLSRATLAAVGTTAKKYIDERVLLEAKRLLQHSRLPAKAVADRLGFADASDFNKFFRRRAGTTPAAFRAQARGRRAASPPPGDAT from the coding sequence ATGGGAAAAAGTGGACACCCGGACGTCCGGGACCTGGCGTACACGGCGACGGCCGGCGCGGCTGCCGGGGTCGAGCTGGTGGAACTGGGCGGCCTGTTCGAGCGGGCCCGGCGCCACGGCAACGATCCGTACGCACCGCTGCGGCCCGCCTTCCACCAGCTGCTCACGGTGCGCGGCCGGCCGATGCGGATGTCGGTCGACTTCGTGGAGCACGAGCTGCCGGACGGCGCGTGGCTGTGGATTCGGCCGGGGCAGGTGCAGCAGTTCGGTCCGGAGCTGGTCGGGGCGGACGGCACGATCGTGGTCTTCCAGCCGGGGTTCCTCCCGCCGTCGACGGTCGCCGTGGCGCACATGGATCCGCCGTACATGCAGCGGCCGTTGCGGCCGGACGGGGCGGCGGCGGACGGGCTGCGCCGGGCGCTCGACCACCTGGTCTTCGAGTACGCCGCGCTGGCGTCGCTGCCGCTGGAGTCGTACGTCGAGGTGATGCGGCATCTGGTGTCCGTGCTGGTCCTGCGGCTGGCGTCGGCGCAGGAGGGGGAACATCCGCGCTCGGCGGCGGGCGCGGAGGCGTTCCGGCGGTTCCACGAGGCGGTGGAGCGGGATCATGCCGTGACCCGGCGGGTCGAGGACTACGCGGCGGCGCTGGGCTACAGCCAACGGACCCTGTCCCGCGCGACGCTGGCGGCCGTCGGCACGACGGCGAAGAAGTACATCGACGAGCGCGTCCTGCTGGAGGCCAAGCGGCTGCTCCAGCACAGCAGGCTGCCGGCGAAGGCGGTGGCCGACCGGCTCGGGTTCGCGGACGCCAGTGACTTCAACAAGTTCTTCCGGCGGCGGGCGGGCACGACCCCGGCCGCGTTCCGCGCGCAGGCCCGCGGGCGCCGAGCCGCTTCCCCGCCGCCGGGGGACGCGACGTGA
- a CDS encoding carbohydrate ABC transporter permease, protein MTTVQGSAVRRRRAARPAKRLSRTVIQLFLLVVGLIWLTPAAGLFLSSLRTEEANASSGWWTALSAPSRLSFDNYAALLKDSGIVQAFWNTVLISVPTTLAVVVIAALAGYAFAWMDFPGRDWVFLVVVAMLVVPVQIGLLPVAKLFGALGLFGSIPGVILFHTAYGLPFAIFLLRNYFAEIPKEMLEAARMDGGGEWRIFSQLILPLGRPAIASLAIFQFLWVWNDMLVALLFADNESQPLTVALQSQMRQFGSNIGVLAPGAFLSLIVPLIVFFAFQRHFVQGIMAGSVK, encoded by the coding sequence ATGACCACCGTCCAGGGATCCGCCGTGCGGCGCAGGCGGGCAGCGCGGCCGGCGAAGCGGCTCAGCCGCACCGTGATCCAGCTGTTCCTGCTCGTCGTCGGCCTGATCTGGCTCACCCCGGCCGCCGGTCTGTTCCTGTCCTCGCTCCGTACGGAGGAGGCCAACGCGAGCAGCGGCTGGTGGACCGCGCTGAGCGCGCCGAGCCGGCTGTCGTTCGACAACTACGCGGCGCTGCTGAAGGATTCGGGCATCGTCCAGGCGTTCTGGAACACGGTGCTGATCTCCGTGCCGACCACCCTCGCCGTCGTGGTGATCGCCGCGCTGGCCGGATACGCCTTCGCCTGGATGGACTTCCCCGGCCGGGACTGGGTGTTCCTGGTGGTGGTCGCGATGCTGGTGGTGCCGGTGCAGATCGGGCTGCTCCCGGTGGCCAAACTGTTCGGCGCGCTCGGCCTGTTCGGCTCGATCCCCGGAGTGATCCTCTTCCACACCGCGTACGGTCTGCCGTTCGCCATCTTCCTGCTGCGCAACTACTTCGCGGAGATCCCCAAGGAGATGCTGGAGGCGGCCCGCATGGACGGCGGCGGGGAGTGGCGGATCTTCTCCCAGCTGATCCTGCCGCTGGGCCGCCCCGCCATCGCCAGCCTGGCCATCTTCCAGTTCCTGTGGGTCTGGAACGACATGCTGGTCGCCCTGCTCTTCGCGGACAACGAGTCGCAGCCGCTGACGGTCGCCCTGCAGTCGCAGATGCGGCAGTTCGGGAGCAACATCGGCGTGCTGGCGCCCGGCGCCTTCCTGTCCCTGATCGTGCCGCTGATCGTGTTCTTCGCGTTCCAACGGCACTTCGTGCAGGGCATCATGGCCGGTTCGGTGAAGTGA
- a CDS encoding non-oxidative hydroxyarylic acid decarboxylases subunit B, protein MRLIVAMTGATGAPLGVRLLENLRELPDVRTHLILSRWARATIELETGRSVRDVGGLADEVHHPEDQGATLSSGSFRTDGMVIVPCSMKTLAGIRAGYADGLIARAADVVLKERRKLVLVPRETPLSEIHLENMLALARMGVQMVPPVPAFYHRPASVDDIVDHLTARILDQFELPAPAARRWAGMRAARTAAPGTAA, encoded by the coding sequence GTGCGGCTGATCGTGGCAATGACCGGAGCGACCGGCGCGCCCCTCGGGGTGCGCCTGCTGGAGAACCTGCGAGAGCTCCCGGACGTCCGGACCCATCTCATCCTCTCCCGCTGGGCACGCGCCACGATCGAGTTGGAGACCGGCCGCTCGGTACGCGACGTCGGCGGGCTCGCCGACGAGGTGCACCACCCCGAGGACCAGGGCGCCACCCTCTCCTCCGGCTCCTTCCGGACCGACGGCATGGTGATCGTGCCGTGCTCGATGAAAACCCTCGCCGGCATCCGCGCCGGCTACGCCGACGGCCTGATCGCCCGCGCCGCCGACGTCGTCCTCAAGGAGCGCCGCAAGCTCGTGCTCGTCCCGCGCGAGACGCCGCTCAGCGAGATCCACCTGGAGAACATGCTCGCGCTGGCCCGCATGGGCGTCCAGATGGTGCCGCCGGTGCCGGCGTTCTACCACCGGCCGGCCTCCGTCGACGACATCGTCGACCACCTCACCGCGCGCATTCTCGACCAGTTCGAGCTGCCCGCCCCCGCCGCCCGGCGCTGGGCGGGCATGCGCGCGGCCCGCACCGCCGCCCCCGGCACCGCGGCCTGA
- a CDS encoding non-oxidative hydroxyarylic acid decarboxylases subunit D encodes MTHCPRCAHDTVGRLATSPVPGVWDVLQCHRCRYTWRTTEPARRTRRDAYPDAFKLTADDLAAAVEVPAVPPLRTTP; translated from the coding sequence ATGACCCACTGCCCCCGCTGCGCCCACGACACCGTCGGCCGGCTCGCCACCTCCCCGGTCCCCGGCGTCTGGGACGTCCTCCAGTGCCACCGCTGCCGCTACACCTGGCGCACCACCGAGCCGGCCCGCCGCACCCGCCGGGACGCCTACCCGGACGCCTTCAAGCTCACCGCCGACGACCTCGCGGCCGCCGTCGAGGTCCCCGCGGTACCCCCGCTGCGCACCACGCCCTGA
- a CDS encoding non-oxidative hydroxyarylic acid decarboxylases subunit C, translating to MAYDDLRGFLAALEAEGQLLRITDEVLPEPDLAAAANAAGRIGEGAPALWFDNVKGFTDARIAMNVHGSWTNHALALGLPANTPVKDQVETFAARWDAFPVAPERRADAPWRENTQQGDDVDLFSVLPLFRLNDGDGGFYLDKAAVVSRDPEDPDDFGKQNVGTYRLQVIGNNRLALQPVPVHDVALHLRKAEERGEDLPIAVTLGNDPVLTLVAGMPMAYDASEYEMAGALRQAPAPIATAPLTGFDVPWGSEVVIEGVIESRTRQIEGPFGEFTGHYSGGRRMPVIRVDRISYRDAPVFESLYLGKPWTEVDYLVGPNTCVPLLKQLRAEYPEVRAVNAMYTHGLLVIISTAKRYGGFAKAVGMRAMTTPHGLGYVSQVIVVDEDIDPFDLPQVMWAMSAKVNPRDDVVILPNLSVVELAPAAQPAGLTSKMIIDATTPVGADARGNFSTPVKDLPEAEEWAARLRQLIAAQG from the coding sequence ATGGCGTACGACGATCTCCGCGGCTTCCTCGCCGCGCTCGAAGCGGAGGGCCAGCTGCTCCGCATCACCGACGAGGTCCTCCCCGAGCCCGATCTGGCCGCCGCCGCCAACGCCGCGGGCCGCATCGGCGAAGGGGCCCCCGCCCTGTGGTTCGACAACGTCAAGGGCTTCACCGACGCCCGCATCGCGATGAACGTGCACGGCTCCTGGACCAACCACGCGCTGGCCCTCGGCCTGCCCGCGAACACCCCGGTCAAGGACCAGGTGGAAACCTTCGCCGCCCGCTGGGACGCCTTCCCCGTCGCCCCCGAACGCCGCGCGGACGCCCCCTGGCGGGAGAACACCCAACAGGGCGACGACGTCGACCTCTTCTCCGTCCTGCCGCTCTTCCGCCTCAACGACGGCGACGGCGGCTTCTACCTCGACAAGGCAGCGGTCGTCTCCCGCGACCCGGAGGACCCGGACGACTTCGGCAAGCAGAACGTCGGTACGTACCGCCTCCAGGTCATCGGCAACAACCGCCTCGCCCTGCAGCCCGTACCGGTGCACGACGTGGCGCTCCACCTGCGCAAGGCGGAGGAGCGGGGCGAGGACTTGCCGATCGCCGTCACCCTCGGCAACGACCCGGTCCTCACCCTCGTCGCCGGCATGCCGATGGCCTACGACGCGAGCGAGTACGAGATGGCCGGCGCGCTCCGCCAGGCGCCCGCCCCGATCGCCACCGCGCCGCTCACCGGCTTCGACGTGCCCTGGGGCTCGGAGGTCGTCATCGAGGGCGTCATCGAGTCCCGCACCCGCCAGATCGAGGGCCCCTTCGGGGAGTTCACCGGCCACTACTCGGGCGGCCGGCGGATGCCGGTGATCCGCGTCGACCGGATCTCGTACCGCGACGCGCCCGTCTTCGAATCCCTCTACCTCGGCAAGCCGTGGACCGAGGTCGACTACCTCGTCGGGCCCAACACCTGCGTCCCCCTCCTGAAGCAGCTGCGCGCCGAATACCCCGAAGTGCGGGCCGTCAACGCCATGTACACGCACGGCCTGCTCGTCATCATCTCCACCGCGAAGCGCTACGGCGGCTTCGCCAAGGCGGTCGGCATGCGCGCCATGACCACCCCGCACGGCCTCGGCTACGTCAGCCAGGTCATCGTCGTCGACGAGGACATCGACCCGTTCGACCTGCCGCAGGTCATGTGGGCGATGTCCGCCAAGGTCAACCCCAGGGACGACGTCGTGATCCTGCCCAACCTCTCGGTCGTGGAACTGGCGCCGGCGGCCCAGCCGGCCGGCCTCACCAGCAAGATGATCATCGATGCCACCACCCCCGTCGGCGCCGACGCCCGGGGCAACTTCTCCACCCCGGTCAAGGACCTGCCGGAGGCCGAGGAATGGGCCGCCCGGCTCCGTCAGCTCATCGCCGCCCAGGGCTGA
- a CDS encoding ABC transporter permease subunit codes for MSATTSEVPPATTRGGPPRPPGGTPGRPGAPARRAVRRRRRITAVFLFPALLLLGALVAYPIVFSVIRSMYDASGDTFVGVGNYTAMFQDPATLRAIRNSAVWVVFAPALLTGLGLVLAVLTEKIRWKTAFKLLMFMPMAISFLAAGIIFRLAYEQDPQRGVLNAVTVGIHDSVQGESVSFPTAKARLGDKQLTKRPDGGYRTARQAAPGHTVNLGLVGVAPKDMPHAARPAAAAAASPAGHGELRGVVYLDFTPGGGGKPGVVDRGERGLPKLAVEAVDAHGKVAATATTGADGSYRLTGLAAGSYAVQLPAKDFAPPYEGIAWLGPTLITPAIIGAYMWIWTGFALVLIGAGLSSMPRDVLEAARMDGANEWQVFRRITVPLLGPVLGVVFVTMVINVMKVFDLVYIIAPGPVQQDANVLALQMWLVSFGGGNNQGLGSALGVLLLLLVVPAMALNIRRFRRSQK; via the coding sequence ATGTCTGCCACCACTTCCGAGGTGCCGCCCGCCACCACGCGCGGCGGCCCGCCCCGCCCGCCGGGCGGCACCCCCGGACGGCCCGGCGCGCCCGCGCGCCGCGCCGTCCGGCGCCGCCGGCGGATCACCGCGGTGTTCCTCTTCCCCGCGCTGCTGCTGCTGGGCGCGCTGGTCGCGTACCCCATCGTGTTCTCGGTCATCCGCAGCATGTACGACGCCTCCGGCGACACCTTCGTCGGCGTCGGCAACTACACCGCGATGTTCCAGGACCCGGCCACGCTCCGGGCCATCCGCAACAGCGCGGTCTGGGTGGTCTTCGCCCCCGCGCTGCTGACCGGACTCGGCCTGGTCCTGGCCGTGCTGACCGAGAAGATCCGCTGGAAGACCGCGTTCAAGCTGCTGATGTTCATGCCGATGGCGATCTCGTTCCTCGCCGCCGGCATCATCTTCCGCCTCGCCTACGAGCAGGACCCGCAGCGCGGCGTGCTCAACGCGGTCACCGTCGGCATTCACGACAGCGTCCAGGGCGAGTCCGTCTCCTTCCCGACCGCCAAGGCACGGCTGGGCGACAAGCAGCTGACCAAGCGTCCGGACGGCGGCTACCGCACGGCCCGCCAAGCCGCGCCCGGCCACACCGTCAACCTCGGTCTGGTCGGGGTGGCGCCGAAGGACATGCCGCACGCCGCGCGGCCCGCCGCCGCGGCCGCCGCGTCCCCGGCCGGCCACGGCGAGCTGCGGGGTGTGGTCTACCTCGACTTCACGCCCGGCGGTGGCGGGAAGCCCGGCGTCGTCGACCGCGGCGAACGCGGGCTGCCGAAGCTCGCCGTCGAGGCGGTCGACGCCCACGGCAAGGTGGCGGCCACGGCCACCACCGGCGCGGACGGCTCCTACCGGCTGACCGGTCTGGCGGCGGGCTCGTACGCCGTCCAGCTGCCGGCGAAGGACTTCGCCCCGCCGTACGAGGGCATCGCCTGGCTCGGCCCCACCCTGATCACGCCCGCCATCATCGGCGCCTACATGTGGATCTGGACCGGATTCGCCCTGGTCCTCATCGGCGCGGGGCTGTCCTCCATGCCGCGGGACGTCCTGGAGGCCGCCCGGATGGACGGCGCCAACGAGTGGCAGGTCTTCCGCCGGATCACCGTGCCGCTGCTCGGGCCCGTCCTGGGCGTGGTGTTCGTGACGATGGTGATCAACGTGATGAAGGTCTTCGACCTCGTCTACATCATCGCCCCCGGCCCCGTGCAGCAGGACGCCAACGTCCTGGCGCTGCAGATGTGGCTGGTCTCCTTCGGCGGCGGCAACAACCAGGGACTGGGCAGCGCCCTCGGCGTGCTGCTGCTGCTCCTGGTGGTACCGGCCATGGCCCTCAACATCCGACGCTTCCGCAGGAGCCAGAAATGA
- a CDS encoding glycoside hydrolase family 13 protein, which yields MLIATADNGSPADSAPSLSLPGPAAPAATTGTTSHDTAQRWWRDAVIYQVYVRSFLDSTGDGIGDLAGVRTGLPYLRKLGVDGIWLSPFYPSPQHDHGYDVADYREVDPVYGDLAEFDLLVADAHRLGLKVLLDIVPNHCSSEHAWFRAALADGPDSPARALFHFADGRGTDGELPPNNWRAMFGGPAWSRVTEADGNPGQWYLHMFTPEQPDLNWRNPAVGADFDKVLRFWLDRGVDGFRIDVAAGLFKHPELPDSPDPSADERTRDSVNPLAWNQPEVHQVWRDWRALCEEYTARDGRDRLLVGEVSVRTPSEQAAYVRPDELHQAFFFHLLTARWDIDTFRTVISEALTDIAGTGSTVTWVLNNHDQVRTVTRYAGEPGGGPAGTCGPARARAAALLMLALPGAAYIYQGEELGLPEVVDLPDEVLTDPIFHRTGSRQHIRDGCRVPLPWSGHASPFGFTTGTGAAQPWLPQPAWFAEHATERALADTRSFWHLYREGLQLRRSLPQLGEGTLRWLPSPPQVLAFERGDGLVCAVNFGTEPVPAPAPGLPLLASGDCPPGTLPGSTAAWWMHAPADR from the coding sequence ATGCTCATCGCCACCGCAGACAACGGCTCCCCGGCCGACTCCGCGCCCTCCCTCTCCCTCCCCGGCCCGGCCGCCCCCGCGGCGACCACCGGGACCACGTCCCACGACACGGCGCAGCGCTGGTGGCGCGACGCGGTGATCTACCAGGTCTACGTCCGCAGCTTCCTCGACAGCACCGGCGACGGCATCGGCGATCTGGCCGGCGTCCGCACGGGGTTGCCGTACCTCAGGAAGCTGGGCGTGGACGGCATCTGGCTCAGCCCCTTCTACCCGTCGCCGCAGCACGACCACGGCTACGACGTGGCCGACTACCGCGAGGTGGACCCCGTCTACGGCGACCTCGCCGAGTTCGACCTCCTGGTGGCCGACGCCCACCGGCTCGGCCTGAAGGTGCTGCTGGACATCGTCCCCAACCACTGCTCCAGCGAGCACGCCTGGTTCCGCGCCGCCCTGGCGGACGGCCCGGACAGCCCCGCACGGGCGCTCTTCCACTTCGCCGACGGGCGCGGGACCGACGGCGAACTGCCGCCCAACAACTGGCGGGCGATGTTCGGCGGCCCCGCCTGGTCGCGCGTCACGGAGGCGGACGGCAACCCCGGCCAGTGGTACCTGCACATGTTCACGCCCGAGCAGCCCGACCTGAACTGGCGCAACCCCGCGGTCGGCGCCGACTTCGACAAGGTGCTGCGGTTCTGGCTGGACCGCGGGGTCGACGGCTTCCGCATCGACGTGGCGGCCGGGCTGTTCAAGCACCCCGAACTGCCCGACTCCCCCGACCCGTCGGCCGACGAGCGCACCCGCGACTCGGTCAACCCGCTGGCCTGGAACCAGCCCGAGGTGCACCAGGTGTGGCGCGACTGGCGCGCCCTGTGCGAGGAGTACACCGCCCGCGACGGCCGCGACCGGCTGCTGGTCGGCGAGGTCTCCGTACGGACACCGAGCGAGCAGGCCGCGTATGTCCGCCCCGACGAGCTGCACCAAGCGTTCTTCTTCCACCTGCTCACCGCGCGCTGGGACATCGACACCTTCCGCACGGTGATATCCGAGGCGCTCACCGACATCGCGGGCACCGGCTCCACGGTCACCTGGGTGCTCAACAACCACGACCAGGTCCGCACCGTCACCCGGTACGCCGGCGAACCCGGGGGCGGGCCCGCGGGAACGTGCGGACCGGCCAGGGCGCGCGCCGCCGCCCTGCTGATGCTGGCGCTGCCCGGCGCCGCGTACATCTACCAGGGCGAGGAGCTGGGTCTGCCGGAGGTCGTGGACCTGCCGGACGAGGTCCTCACCGACCCGATCTTCCACCGTACGGGCAGCCGGCAGCACATCCGCGACGGCTGCCGGGTGCCGCTCCCCTGGTCCGGGCACGCCTCCCCGTTCGGCTTCACGACGGGCACCGGCGCGGCCCAGCCGTGGCTGCCGCAGCCCGCGTGGTTCGCCGAACACGCCACCGAGCGGGCACTGGCCGACACCCGGTCGTTCTGGCACCTGTACCGGGAGGGGCTGCAGCTGCGCCGCAGCCTCCCCCAGCTCGGCGAGGGCACCCTGCGCTGGCTCCCCTCCCCGCCCCAGGTCCTGGCGTTCGAACGGGGCGACGGCCTGGTCTGCGCCGTCAACTTCGGCACCGAGCCGGTGCCGGCGCCCGCGCCCGGCCTCCCGCTGCTGGCGAGCGGCGACTGCCCGCCGGGGACCCTGCCGGGTTCCACCGCGGCCTGGTGGATGCACGCTCCCGCCGACCGCTGA